One stretch of Miscanthus floridulus cultivar M001 chromosome 18, ASM1932011v1, whole genome shotgun sequence DNA includes these proteins:
- the LOC136520294 gene encoding phospholipid-transporting ATPase 2-like isoform X4, with protein sequence MKRDGSIAFITNDPHLLPGTQKNTGNETKLGMSRGVPEPKLTAMDAMIDKLTGAIFLFQLTVVVVLGAAGNVWKDMEARKQWYVKYDDNEPWYQILVIPLRFELLCSIMIPISIKVSLDFVKSLYAKFIDWDEHMYDLENDIPAHAANN encoded by the exons ATGAAGAGGGATGGAAGCATTGCTTTTATCACCAACGATCCCCACCTGCTGCCAGGTACGCAGAAGAACACAG GCAATGAAACTAAGTTGGGGATGAGTAGGGGTGTCCCAGAACCCAAGCTAactgctatggatgcaatgattgaTAAGCTTACTGGTGCCATATTCTTATTTCAACTTACAGTCGTTGTCGTTCTTGGGGCTGCTGGCAATGTTTGGAAGGATATGGAAGCTCGCAAG CAATGGTATGTTAAGTATGATGACAATGAACCATGGTATCAGATTCTGGTTATACCTCTGCGGTTTGAACTATTGTGTTCTATTATGATTCCCATTTCAATAAAG GTTTCTTTGGACTTTGTTAAAAGTCTGTATGCGAAGTTCATAGATTGGGATGAGCATATGTATGACCTGGAAAACGACATACCTGCCCATGCAGCAAA CAATTAG
- the LOC136520294 gene encoding phospholipid-transporting ATPase 2-like isoform X1 gives MKRDGSIAFITNDPHLLPGTQKNTGNETKLGMSRGVPEPKLTAMDAMIDKLTGAIFLFQLTVVVVLGAAGNVWKDMEARKQWYVKYDDNEPWYQILVIPLRFELLCSIMIPISIKVSLDFVKSLYAKFIDWDEHMYDLENDIPAHAANTAISEDLGQVEYILTDKTETLIENKMIFWQIRAFISWQISKLNQLEHLLVLFPEEYIHVILLVVDFVGCDVHKHMVYKTNSFGA, from the exons ATGAAGAGGGATGGAAGCATTGCTTTTATCACCAACGATCCCCACCTGCTGCCAGGTACGCAGAAGAACACAG GCAATGAAACTAAGTTGGGGATGAGTAGGGGTGTCCCAGAACCCAAGCTAactgctatggatgcaatgattgaTAAGCTTACTGGTGCCATATTCTTATTTCAACTTACAGTCGTTGTCGTTCTTGGGGCTGCTGGCAATGTTTGGAAGGATATGGAAGCTCGCAAG CAATGGTATGTTAAGTATGATGACAATGAACCATGGTATCAGATTCTGGTTATACCTCTGCGGTTTGAACTATTGTGTTCTATTATGATTCCCATTTCAATAAAG GTTTCTTTGGACTTTGTTAAAAGTCTGTATGCGAAGTTCATAGATTGGGATGAGCATATGTATGACCTGGAAAACGACATACCTGCCCATGCAGCAAA CACAGCAATTAGTGAAGACTTGGGGCAGGTTGAATATATTTTGACAGATAAAACTGAGACATTGATTGAGAACAAGATGATCTTCTGGCAGATTAGAGCATTTATTAGCTGGCAGATTAGTAAGTTAAATCAATTAGAGCATTTACTAGTATTGTTTCCTGAGGAGTACATTCATGTAATTCTTTTGGTGGTTGACTTTGTTGGATGTGATGTACACAAACATATGGTGTACAAGACAAATTCATTTGGTGCTTGA
- the LOC136520294 gene encoding phospholipid-transporting ATPase 2-like isoform X2 produces MKRDGSIAFITNDPHLLPGNETKLGMSRGVPEPKLTAMDAMIDKLTGAIFLFQLTVVVVLGAAGNVWKDMEARKQWYVKYDDNEPWYQILVIPLRFELLCSIMIPISIKVSLDFVKSLYAKFIDWDEHMYDLENDIPAHAANTAISEDLGQVEYILTDKTETLIENKMIFWQIRAFISWQISKLNQLEHLLVLFPEEYIHVILLVVDFVGCDVHKHMVYKTNSFGA; encoded by the exons ATGAAGAGGGATGGAAGCATTGCTTTTATCACCAACGATCCCCACCTGCTGCCAG GCAATGAAACTAAGTTGGGGATGAGTAGGGGTGTCCCAGAACCCAAGCTAactgctatggatgcaatgattgaTAAGCTTACTGGTGCCATATTCTTATTTCAACTTACAGTCGTTGTCGTTCTTGGGGCTGCTGGCAATGTTTGGAAGGATATGGAAGCTCGCAAG CAATGGTATGTTAAGTATGATGACAATGAACCATGGTATCAGATTCTGGTTATACCTCTGCGGTTTGAACTATTGTGTTCTATTATGATTCCCATTTCAATAAAG GTTTCTTTGGACTTTGTTAAAAGTCTGTATGCGAAGTTCATAGATTGGGATGAGCATATGTATGACCTGGAAAACGACATACCTGCCCATGCAGCAAA CACAGCAATTAGTGAAGACTTGGGGCAGGTTGAATATATTTTGACAGATAAAACTGAGACATTGATTGAGAACAAGATGATCTTCTGGCAGATTAGAGCATTTATTAGCTGGCAGATTAGTAAGTTAAATCAATTAGAGCATTTACTAGTATTGTTTCCTGAGGAGTACATTCATGTAATTCTTTTGGTGGTTGACTTTGTTGGATGTGATGTACACAAACATATGGTGTACAAGACAAATTCATTTGGTGCTTGA
- the LOC136520294 gene encoding phospholipid-transporting ATPase 2-like isoform X3 → MSRGVPEPKLTAMDAMIDKLTGAIFLFQLTVVVVLGAAGNVWKDMEARKQWYVKYDDNEPWYQILVIPLRFELLCSIMIPISIKVSLDFVKSLYAKFIDWDEHMYDLENDIPAHAANTAISEDLGQVEYILTDKTETLIENKMIFWQIRAFISWQISKLNQLEHLLVLFPEEYIHVILLVVDFVGCDVHKHMVYKTNSFGA, encoded by the exons ATGAGTAGGGGTGTCCCAGAACCCAAGCTAactgctatggatgcaatgattgaTAAGCTTACTGGTGCCATATTCTTATTTCAACTTACAGTCGTTGTCGTTCTTGGGGCTGCTGGCAATGTTTGGAAGGATATGGAAGCTCGCAAG CAATGGTATGTTAAGTATGATGACAATGAACCATGGTATCAGATTCTGGTTATACCTCTGCGGTTTGAACTATTGTGTTCTATTATGATTCCCATTTCAATAAAG GTTTCTTTGGACTTTGTTAAAAGTCTGTATGCGAAGTTCATAGATTGGGATGAGCATATGTATGACCTGGAAAACGACATACCTGCCCATGCAGCAAA CACAGCAATTAGTGAAGACTTGGGGCAGGTTGAATATATTTTGACAGATAAAACTGAGACATTGATTGAGAACAAGATGATCTTCTGGCAGATTAGAGCATTTATTAGCTGGCAGATTAGTAAGTTAAATCAATTAGAGCATTTACTAGTATTGTTTCCTGAGGAGTACATTCATGTAATTCTTTTGGTGGTTGACTTTGTTGGATGTGATGTACACAAACATATGGTGTACAAGACAAATTCATTTGGTGCTTGA